The genomic interval TTTTTAATCGGAACATGGAATCACTTTTCTTCGTTCAGTTTTTCATTTGAATCAAAGTGATTTCATTCTATTCTATTTATTTGTTTGTATTCGTTTTTTTCTGCTGAAACATCCAGTCGTAGATTGCTTGATTATCATACACTCTTGTCCAGCTGTCATGATTAGCATCATCAAAAATGGTCAGCTTTACATCTTTTGCATTGCATTTTTTCAATTCTTTGTAAATCGTGATTGCATAATCCACATTTACCACATCGTCTAACAATCCGTGGAAAATTCTGGTCGGAATATTGGCTATTTCACAAGCGTGCTCTAACTGAATTAAATCTACAAAACCAGCGACAGGTACGTTTGCTGCAAATAGATCCGGATGTGCAAAAGCCAAATTCCACGAAGCCCAACCTCCTGAGCTCAAACCAGTAACATATATTCTTTCTGAATCAATTTTATTCTCTTTCTGAACTTTTTGAATCAACTGATAAATGGATTCTATATCCCAATTTTCATCTTCCTTACATTGCGGAGCTAGAACATACGCATCTAGTTGATGCGTTTTTAAATACTTAAATGGTCCATTTATTTTAACCTTTTCAATATCTGTCCCTTTTTCTCCGTCTCCAGAAATAAAAACAATCAATGGCTTTTTTTCTTTGGTATTCGCTGGACGATGCAGTTCATAACCCAACTCATATTTGGAAATTATAACGGTATTAATTTTCCCAGTTGTTTCGCTTTGGCTAAAACCAAATATTGAAAATATCAGGAATATGAAAACTAATTTATATTTCATTAAAAAGGGAATTAGATTCCGTATTTACTAGAAGTAAATCCGAGTTTTTTCAAACCTTGTTTTGTATCTGATGCATTCATAAACAATTTCCATAACAAACCAGTTCTATAGTTTTCAATCATAGGAGCAATAGTTCCCTGATCAATTGCTAAATATCGTGGCGTCACCCAATTATACTGTGGAGAAAAAGCATCGTATGGTCCCGCTATTCCAACATATTTTGCTCTATTTTCATCATACAAATAATGTAAAAACTTCATTGATTCTACAGGTGTATATGGAAAAGATGAAAGTGCTGCAGTCGGAGAAATTACTCCATTATCATTATTTGGCTGATGAGCAGTATAACCAGTTGTTCCATCAGGATTACGAGTATAACTTGCTGTTAATCCCCAACATTTATCTGAATAATCTTTAAATCCTTTTGGATTAGCAACACTATATTGAACCATAATTTTCGCATGGTTTTGTGTCAATTGCCAATAATCTGCGTATTTATCTTTTAGATTATTTGGATCTAAACCTAAGTAAGAATAATGAGACCAGAACATTGGTCCAACATTTCCAACTGCTCCGTTGTAACTTAAAACAACTGGAATTCCGTATTGAACACCTCCATTTACAATAGCGCCACTTCTTGCCCAAGCTTGGTGATAAGCTTCAGCCGAAATTGGATGTGTTGGTGATGAAGCCGCCATAATGTAAGTAATCAAACACTCATTATAACCTTCAAGTTTGAAGTTCATATCCCAGCCATAATTTGGTGACCAGTGCCAATACAATGCATTTTCACCTCTTGTATACCAATCCCATTCTACACCTTTCCAAAGTTCATCAGCCTTAGATGCTAATTCTTTTTCAGTTGTACTTCCGTTTTTAAAGTATTCTCTAATCGTAATTAAAGCTTGACAAACAAAAGAAGTTTCTACTAAATCTCCACCGTTATCTTTTGTACCAAATGGTATAACTTTACCAGAAGTATTATCCATCCAATGTGACCAAGCACCATGAAATCTATCTGCTTTCTCAAGGAAATTTAATGCTGTAGTAAGTCTAGAAACAGCTTCTGTTCTTGGTAAAAAACCTCTTTCTACACCTACAATTATACTCATTAATCCAAATGCAGAACCTCCAGTAGTTATAATGTTTGACTCAAAATTTGGATCTTCTGTAAGATATCTTTCTCTTGCCAATTTTGAATTTGGATCAGCATATTCCCAAAAATATTTAATTGCATCTTTTTGAACTTGATCCATTGCTTCCGTATCCGTTAACGGTTTTGTCGGCGTTGTTGGATTTGTTGGTAATGGTGTACCTCCCGTATTTCCTCCCTCAGATGAAGAAGAAGAACATGAACTAACAGCACTTAAAAACATTATAATATATAAACCTAACTTCATTTTATCAATTTCTATAATTATATTAATTAAAACATACACCCGATACAATTCAGGTGTATGTTTTTTTTAAAACTTTATCTTTTATCTTTCTCTAATTTATAAAGAGCGGTAACTTCTGGATCTGTAAGAGCAGAATCATAAATTCTGAATTCATCCATTAAACCAGTGTAATGTAGCATCCAACCATCAGGATTCCCCCAAGGAGCACCTAAATGTTGCTGATAACCTCCAATAATGAATTTTGACACTTCAGAACTAGCCAACTCTCCAAAAGGACCACCACCTGTAGCAGGATCGCTTGCATACCTCTTTGAAATAGATGTTGGTAAAACAACTTTTTGGCCATCAATGTATAAGCTGTAAGTAGAACTTGTTCCGTTGTATGACCAAACCACATGTTTCCAAGCACCAAACATATTAGGCAAAAGATTTGTCCCTCCATGTTCAATAAATTGACCTGCCCAAGGAATACTTGGTGTCACATCTCTTTGAATATGATTTTTCATCAACATTGTAGTTGCTGGACCAGTTCCTTCAATAAGAGTAAAAATATTACCCCAGAAATCTGTTTTCTTAGGCAGCATATACAATGACTGAGCTCCTCCTGTATGCGGATCAGTTTTGATCCACATAGAAACCGTAATGTTCTTTAAATTTACAACAGAATTCGCTACATTATTATAAGCAATAAAAGAAGTTGTAGAACCTTTATAAGCAGTTCCTTTTACACCAGTTTCATAAGAAACATTTGTTCCTGTTCCGCCAGTAATCGCACCTTTTGAATCTTCAATTGTGCCGTCGAAACTAAATTTAGAAACTAAATGTGTAGCTGCAACTTCATCAGAATTCTCATATCCTCCAATTGACTCGTATGGAATTGGACTGTTAGTTTTATCTATACTATCCTCACAGCTTACAAAAATTTTTGAAGCTAAAGCTAAAGAAAGTAATAAAATAGATTTATTTTTTTTCATTTTAATTAGTTTTAAGGATTAGTAACCAGGATTTTGAGCTGATAAGCCGTCTGCTTGTTTAATGAATGTCGCCGGAATAGGGAATAATTCATTTTTGCCTTCAGTAAATGTTTTTCCATCTACAGCAAAAGCTGCTTTCGCTTGACCTGTGCGCACTAAATCAAAAAATCTATCGTGTTCAAAAGCCATTTCTACTCTTCTTTCTTTCCAGATTGCAATTCTAACATCTGCTTGTGAAGCTGCTGGAGTATTTCCTAAACCTGCTCTGTTTCTAATTTGATTCAATAAAGGAATAGCTTCTCCAGTTTGACCTAATTCGTTTAATGCTTCAGCTTTCATTAAGATCACTTCAGCAAATCTCAAATACTTAATATCAACATCTGTTTCCCATGCATCTGTATACGCTGAAGAATACGCTTTATAGTTGTATCTTTCGTTTTCAACTGTATTTGGCACCACTCTTCCATCGTATAAAGTTGAACCTCTAAAAATGATTGTTGCTGCTTTTCTAACATCATTAGCTTCGTAAGCATTTACTAAACTTTGAGATGGTGTATTGAAACCCCAGCCCCAGCCACCAGTACCACGAGCGCCTTGTGTATTAGAATATCCTTCAATTCCTTTAGCAGGTATAGCTCCTTGAGCATAGATTTCGAAAATAGATTCAGAATCAAATTTTCCACTTGCTCTAAACATAGAAGCATAATTAGCTACAAGAGAATAACCCGTTACTTTGTTAGCGTTATCAACAACTTGCTGCCATTTTTTCTGGTACAAACTTACTTTTGCTAACAATGCATAAGCAGCACCTTTTGAAACTCTTGATTTTTCATTTGCAGAATAAGCAGTTTTTTCTGGTAATGCAGCGATTGCATCAGCTAAATCGCTTTCAATAAATGCAT from Flavobacterium sp. YJ01 carries:
- a CDS encoding prolyl oligopeptidase family serine peptidase, whose protein sequence is MKYKLVFIFLIFSIFGFSQSETTGKINTVIISKYELGYELHRPANTKEKKPLIVFISGDGEKGTDIEKVKINGPFKYLKTHQLDAYVLAPQCKEDENWDIESIYQLIQKVQKENKIDSERIYVTGLSSGGWASWNLAFAHPDLFAANVPVAGFVDLIQLEHACEIANIPTRIFHGLLDDVVNVDYAITIYKELKKCNAKDVKLTIFDDANHDSWTRVYDNQAIYDWMFQQKKTNTNK
- a CDS encoding RagB/SusD family nutrient uptake outer membrane protein — translated: MKKIYIATFVLSSLFFTGCADDYLDVDQTESISTDDTELFNNEAGAAQFVTAIYNKFLNWDMTSFGWIGLSSITSDDADKGSSPGDTGTDKDVLDALTYNASNPSAESTFIANYDGINKCNQALNMLPKLDKVDAALRNRLAGEAKFLRAFMYFTLVKCYGGVPIVDHLPVPGSDADRIMQLTRKTAPEVYAFIESDLADAIAALPEKTAYSANEKSRVSKGAAYALLAKVSLYQKKWQQVVDNANKVTGYSLVANYASMFRASGKFDSESIFEIYAQGAIPAKGIEGYSNTQGARGTGGWGWGFNTPSQSLVNAYEANDVRKAATIIFRGSTLYDGRVVPNTVENERYNYKAYSSAYTDAWETDVDIKYLRFAEVILMKAEALNELGQTGEAIPLLNQIRNRAGLGNTPAASQADVRIAIWKERRVEMAFEHDRFFDLVRTGQAKAAFAVDGKTFTEGKNELFPIPATFIKQADGLSAQNPGY
- a CDS encoding glucoamylase family protein; the protein is MKLGLYIIMFLSAVSSCSSSSSEGGNTGGTPLPTNPTTPTKPLTDTEAMDQVQKDAIKYFWEYADPNSKLARERYLTEDPNFESNIITTGGSAFGLMSIIVGVERGFLPRTEAVSRLTTALNFLEKADRFHGAWSHWMDNTSGKVIPFGTKDNGGDLVETSFVCQALITIREYFKNGSTTEKELASKADELWKGVEWDWYTRGENALYWHWSPNYGWDMNFKLEGYNECLITYIMAASSPTHPISAEAYHQAWARSGAIVNGGVQYGIPVVLSYNGAVGNVGPMFWSHYSYLGLDPNNLKDKYADYWQLTQNHAKIMVQYSVANPKGFKDYSDKCWGLTASYTRNPDGTTGYTAHQPNNDNGVISPTAALSSFPYTPVESMKFLHYLYDENRAKYVGIAGPYDAFSPQYNWVTPRYLAIDQGTIAPMIENYRTGLLWKLFMNASDTKQGLKKLGFTSSKYGI
- a CDS encoding LamG domain-containing protein; protein product: MKKNKSILLLSLALASKIFVSCEDSIDKTNSPIPYESIGGYENSDEVAATHLVSKFSFDGTIEDSKGAITGGTGTNVSYETGVKGTAYKGSTTSFIAYNNVANSVVNLKNITVSMWIKTDPHTGGAQSLYMLPKKTDFWGNIFTLIEGTGPATTMLMKNHIQRDVTPSIPWAGQFIEHGGTNLLPNMFGAWKHVVWSYNGTSSTYSLYIDGQKVVLPTSISKRYASDPATGGGPFGELASSEVSKFIIGGYQQHLGAPWGNPDGWMLHYTGLMDEFRIYDSALTDPEVTALYKLEKDKR